In Streptomyces sp. DG2A-72, one genomic interval encodes:
- a CDS encoding serine/threonine-protein kinase yields MSSGEYGQADGAGRLLAGRYRAVAQLGRGGMGVVWRAVDEVLGREVAVKELRTYTDADGPELADLRVRMQREARAAARVRHPGVVAVHDVAEVDGRPLIVMELVDGPSLDDVLREHGTIDPREAAGIGAKVMEALAAAHRAGVLHRDVKPGNILLERSGRVVLTDFGIATMEDPGDGSATHLTRSGELVGSLDYLAPERAQGADPGPASDVWALGATLYAAVEGVSPFRRTSTYSTLTAIVSEPLPEPRRAGPLGPVLQLLLDKRPEGRPEADAARELLQRVADGSGTDVPTTMLRGSGAPREETQRSVPAVPPGFGPPESGASAAQRADASERSGQEGPAGSEAPVFGSPVQAGPGTPGFGSPERADSSTPGFGSPVQDGSSAPGSGSAAAAAQASAATGPIPASPPSRRKGRVLLAAAAVTVVLAATGVTVALLNNTGDAEAGARPTSSATTSGGATSSASGSPDADRSASANPTEQGDEKTRTPTTPPPEKGEGTSGGQGSTPTPTKSAGGGTTEGGSSSGGASGGGGATTPAPTAACVSIGGGKYNCEVWRTATSYTADGTKAGVLNAGTNYFYCQSNLGRRETYGEWTNVWWAKTDDDRGNAGVYISDVYIKGGNNDEPVPGLPAC; encoded by the coding sequence GTGTCTTCGGGGGAGTACGGACAGGCGGACGGGGCCGGTCGGCTGCTGGCCGGGCGCTATCGTGCCGTGGCGCAGCTCGGGCGCGGCGGCATGGGCGTGGTCTGGAGAGCCGTCGACGAGGTGCTCGGCCGCGAGGTCGCCGTCAAGGAACTGCGCACGTACACCGACGCCGACGGACCCGAACTCGCCGATCTCCGGGTGCGGATGCAGCGCGAGGCCCGTGCCGCGGCCCGGGTGCGCCATCCCGGAGTCGTGGCCGTGCACGACGTCGCCGAGGTCGACGGCCGCCCCCTGATCGTCATGGAGCTGGTGGACGGCCCGTCCCTGGACGACGTGCTGCGTGAACACGGCACCATCGACCCGCGCGAGGCGGCCGGGATCGGCGCCAAGGTGATGGAGGCGCTGGCCGCCGCCCATCGCGCCGGTGTCCTGCACCGCGACGTGAAGCCCGGCAACATCCTGCTGGAGCGCTCCGGCCGAGTCGTCCTCACCGACTTCGGCATCGCCACCATGGAGGACCCGGGCGACGGCTCCGCCACCCACCTCACCCGCAGCGGCGAACTGGTCGGCTCCCTGGACTACTTGGCCCCCGAGCGGGCCCAGGGCGCCGACCCCGGCCCGGCCTCCGACGTCTGGGCCCTGGGCGCCACGCTCTACGCGGCCGTCGAGGGCGTCTCGCCCTTCCGCCGTACGTCGACCTACTCCACCCTCACCGCGATCGTCTCCGAACCGCTGCCGGAGCCGCGCAGGGCCGGGCCCCTGGGCCCCGTCCTCCAACTCCTGCTGGACAAGCGGCCCGAGGGCCGTCCGGAGGCCGACGCGGCGCGGGAGCTGCTGCAGCGGGTGGCGGACGGCTCCGGGACGGACGTACCGACGACGATGCTGCGGGGGAGCGGGGCGCCCCGGGAGGAGACACAGCGCAGCGTTCCGGCGGTGCCGCCGGGGTTCGGGCCGCCGGAGTCCGGTGCGTCGGCGGCACAGAGGGCGGACGCGTCAGAACGGTCCGGGCAGGAGGGACCGGCCGGTTCGGAGGCGCCCGTCTTCGGTTCGCCGGTGCAGGCGGGTCCGGGAACGCCCGGCTTCGGTTCGCCGGAGAGGGCGGATTCGTCGACGCCCGGCTTCGGTTCGCCCGTGCAGGACGGCTCAAGCGCGCCCGGCTCCGGCTCCGCCGCGGCTGCCGCCCAGGCCTCGGCCGCCACCGGTCCCATCCCCGCGTCGCCCCCTTCCCGTCGCAAGGGGCGCGTCCTGCTGGCCGCCGCGGCCGTGACCGTCGTCCTCGCGGCCACCGGGGTCACCGTCGCCCTGCTGAACAACACCGGCGATGCGGAAGCCGGCGCCCGGCCCACGTCCTCCGCCACCACATCCGGCGGTGCCACGTCCTCGGCGTCCGGCAGCCCCGACGCCGACCGCTCCGCCTCCGCCAACCCCACGGAGCAGGGCGACGAGAAGACGCGTACCCCGACGACACCGCCGCCCGAGAAGGGCGAGGGCACGTCCGGCGGCCAGGGTTCCACGCCCACACCGACCAAGTCCGCCGGCGGCGGCACGACGGAGGGCGGCTCCAGCAGCGGCGGTGCGAGCGGCGGGGGCGGCGCGACCACCCCGGCGCCGACGGCCGCCTGTGTGTCCATAGGCGGCGGCAAGTACAACTGCGAGGTCTGGCGCACCGCCACCTCGTACACCGCCGACGGCACCAAGGCCGGCGTCCTCAACGCGGGCACCAACTACTTCTACTGCCAGTCCAACCTGGGGCGCCGGGAGACCTACGGCGAGTGGACCAACGTCTGGTGGGCGAAGACGGACGACGACAGAGGCAACGCGGGCGTCTACATCAGCGACGTCTACATCAAGGGCGGCAACAACGACGAGCCGGTCCCCGGACTCCCGGCCTGCTGA
- a CDS encoding aldolase/citrate lyase family protein: MGQGQQEQVATSLAGAVSEEISASLAPVDAELERRYPGDPGTRQPVHTVYVPGDVFAAGTIRSWGDQALAALDEHAPDAASFAAVLGLADDLAEPVYARVRAKLEREPIEDLRVDFEDGYGPRADAEEDETAARAARLIAQAYENGTAAPYMGIRMKCMEAPVRDRGIRTLDIFLTGLMEAGGLPGGLVLTLPKVTYAEQVTAMVRLLEAFEKARGLAPGRIGFEIQIETSQSILAADGTATVARMIQAAEGRATGLHYGTFDYSACLGVSAAHQASDHPAADHAKAIMQVAAAGTGVRVSDGSTNVLPVGTTEKVHDAWRLHYGLTRRALARAYYQGWDMHPGHIPTRYAAVFAFYREGFEQAAARLTRYANRAGGDVMDEPATAKALSGYLLRGLDCGALDIAEVARATGLTRVDLEGFAAPRRADLTVSAK; encoded by the coding sequence ATGGGTCAGGGCCAGCAGGAGCAGGTGGCGACGAGCCTCGCGGGCGCCGTCAGCGAGGAGATCAGTGCCTCTCTCGCGCCGGTCGACGCCGAACTGGAACGCCGCTATCCCGGCGACCCCGGCACCCGCCAGCCCGTCCACACCGTCTACGTCCCCGGGGACGTCTTCGCCGCCGGCACCATTCGCTCCTGGGGCGACCAGGCCCTCGCCGCCCTCGACGAACACGCCCCGGACGCCGCCTCCTTCGCCGCCGTCCTCGGCCTCGCGGACGACCTCGCCGAGCCCGTGTACGCGCGCGTGCGCGCCAAGCTGGAGCGCGAGCCCATCGAAGACCTGCGCGTCGACTTCGAGGACGGCTACGGCCCGCGCGCGGACGCCGAGGAGGACGAGACGGCGGCCCGTGCGGCGCGGCTGATCGCTCAGGCGTACGAGAACGGCACGGCGGCGCCGTACATGGGCATCCGCATGAAGTGCATGGAGGCGCCGGTCCGCGACCGGGGCATCCGCACCCTGGACATCTTCCTGACCGGCCTCATGGAGGCGGGCGGGCTGCCCGGCGGGCTGGTCCTGACGCTGCCCAAGGTGACCTACGCCGAGCAGGTCACCGCCATGGTGCGGCTCCTGGAGGCCTTCGAGAAGGCGCGCGGTCTCGCCCCCGGCCGGATCGGCTTCGAGATCCAGATCGAGACCAGCCAGTCCATCCTCGCCGCCGACGGCACCGCAACCGTCGCGCGCATGATCCAGGCCGCCGAGGGCCGCGCCACCGGGCTGCACTACGGCACCTTCGACTACAGCGCCTGCCTCGGCGTCTCGGCCGCCCACCAGGCCAGCGACCACCCGGCCGCCGACCACGCCAAGGCGATCATGCAGGTCGCGGCGGCAGGCACGGGCGTGCGCGTGTCGGACGGCTCCACCAACGTCCTCCCGGTCGGTACGACCGAGAAGGTCCACGACGCCTGGCGACTGCACTACGGCCTCACCCGGCGCGCCCTGGCCCGCGCCTACTACCAGGGCTGGGACATGCACCCCGGGCACATCCCGACCCGGTACGCGGCCGTCTTCGCCTTCTACCGAGAGGGCTTCGAGCAGGCAGCGGCCCGTCTGACCCGGTACGCCAACCGGGCGGGCGGCGACGTCATGGACGAGCCCGCCACCGCCAAGGCCCTCAGCGGGTATCTGCTGCGCGGCCTGGACTGCGGCGCGCTCGACATCGCCGAGGTCGCCCGCGCGACCGGGCTGACTCGTGTGGACCTGGAGGGTTTCGCGGCGCCCAGGCGCGCCGATCTCACGGTCTCCGCCAAGTGA
- a CDS encoding endonuclease/exonuclease/phosphatase family protein, whose translation MPQHSRVTRRLGLKAALAAAVAVPLSSTALSGPSASAGEPRSAGRRLEVMSFNLRFASTTEPNSWAVRRPVMRELLHREAPHVIGTQEGIFHQLLDIGNDLGSHYDWIGTGRLHGSRDESMAVFYDRRRLTPTEYDHFWLSDTPDVIGSNTWGAGFARMVTWVRFRDRRDGGREFYVLNTHFDHASQYARERSAVLIAQRLTTLDRSLPLVVTGDFNVAAHKNVVYDTMLGTGLVDTWDTAAERGPLYATFHGYRPLTPNGDRIDWILTTPRVTTHHASINTFAVDGQFPSDHLPVQASLTLG comes from the coding sequence GTGCCGCAGCACAGCCGAGTCACGCGCCGTCTGGGTCTGAAGGCCGCGTTAGCGGCGGCGGTCGCCGTTCCGCTCTCCAGTACAGCACTGTCCGGACCGTCCGCCTCGGCGGGCGAACCCCGGTCCGCGGGCCGTCGCCTGGAGGTCATGTCCTTCAACCTCCGCTTCGCCAGTACCACCGAGCCCAACAGCTGGGCCGTTCGCAGACCGGTGATGCGCGAACTGCTGCACCGCGAGGCCCCGCACGTCATCGGCACCCAGGAGGGCATCTTCCACCAGCTGCTCGACATCGGGAACGATCTCGGCAGCCACTACGACTGGATCGGCACCGGCCGCCTGCACGGCAGCCGGGACGAGTCCATGGCGGTCTTCTACGACCGGCGACGCCTCACGCCCACCGAGTACGACCACTTCTGGCTTTCCGACACCCCAGACGTGATCGGCTCGAACACCTGGGGCGCGGGCTTCGCCCGGATGGTCACCTGGGTCCGCTTCCGCGACCGGCGCGACGGCGGACGGGAGTTCTACGTCCTCAACACACACTTCGACCACGCCAGCCAGTACGCGCGCGAGCGCTCCGCCGTACTCATCGCCCAGCGGCTCACCACCCTGGACCGCTCCCTGCCCTTGGTGGTGACCGGCGACTTCAACGTGGCCGCCCACAAGAACGTCGTCTACGACACCATGCTGGGCACCGGTCTCGTCGACACCTGGGACACGGCGGCCGAGCGCGGCCCGCTGTACGCGACCTTCCACGGCTACCGGCCGCTGACGCCGAACGGCGACCGGATCGACTGGATCCTGACCACGCCGAGGGTCACGACGCACCACGCGTCGATCAACACCTTCGCCGTGGACGGGCAGTTCCCGAGCGACCATCTGCCGGTGCAGGCGTCGCTGACCCTGGGATGA
- a CDS encoding electron transfer flavoprotein subunit alpha/FixB family protein has translation MAEVLVYVDHVDGAVRKPTLELLTLARRVGEPVAVALGNGAADTAATLAEHGAVKVLTHEAAEYADYLVVPKVDALQAAVEAVSPAAVLVPSSAEGKEIAARLALRIGSGIITDAIDLEAGDEGPVATQSVFAASFTTKSRVAKGTPVITVKPNSAAVEAAPAAGSVEALAVTFSEKATGTKVTARTPRESTGRPELTEAAIVVSGGRGVNGAENFAIIEALADSLGAAVGASRAAVDAGWYPHTNQVGQTGKSVSPQLYIASGISGAIQHRAGMQTSKTIVAVNKDAEAPIFDLVDYGVVGDLFDVVPQLTEEIKTRKG, from the coding sequence ATGGCTGAAGTTCTCGTCTACGTCGACCACGTGGACGGTGCCGTCCGCAAGCCCACCCTGGAGCTGCTGACGCTGGCCCGCCGCGTCGGCGAGCCCGTCGCCGTCGCGCTGGGCAACGGCGCCGCCGACACCGCCGCCACGCTCGCCGAGCACGGCGCCGTGAAGGTCCTCACCCACGAGGCCGCCGAGTACGCCGACTACCTGGTCGTCCCGAAGGTCGACGCGCTTCAGGCCGCGGTCGAGGCCGTCTCCCCGGCCGCCGTGCTGGTGCCGTCCTCCGCCGAGGGCAAGGAGATCGCCGCCCGGCTGGCGCTGCGTATCGGTTCCGGCATCATCACCGACGCCATCGACCTGGAGGCCGGCGACGAGGGCCCGGTGGCCACGCAGTCGGTGTTCGCCGCGTCCTTCACCACCAAGTCCCGTGTGGCCAAGGGCACCCCGGTCATCACGGTCAAGCCCAACAGCGCCGCGGTGGAGGCCGCTCCGGCCGCAGGCAGCGTCGAGGCGCTCGCCGTGACCTTCTCCGAGAAGGCCACCGGCACCAAGGTCACCGCCCGTACGCCGCGTGAGTCGACCGGCCGCCCGGAGCTGACCGAGGCCGCGATCGTGGTCTCCGGCGGCCGTGGTGTGAACGGCGCGGAGAACTTCGCGATCATCGAGGCGCTCGCCGACTCCCTCGGCGCGGCCGTCGGTGCCTCGCGTGCCGCCGTCGACGCCGGCTGGTACCCGCACACCAACCAGGTCGGCCAGACCGGTAAGTCGGTCTCGCCGCAGCTGTACATCGCCTCCGGCATCTCCGGCGCGATCCAGCACCGCGCCGGTATGCAGACCTCGAAGACGATCGTGGCGGTCAACAAGGACGCCGAGGCCCCGATCTTCGACCTCGTCGACTACGGCGTCGTCGGCGACCTCTTCGACGTCGTCCCGCAGCTCACCGAGGAGATCAAGACCCGTAAGGGCTGA
- a CDS encoding electron transfer flavoprotein subunit beta/FixA family protein — MSLRIVVTVKYVPDATGDRHFADDLTVDRDDVDGLLSELDEYAVEQALQIAEDADDAEITVLTVGPEDAKDALRKALSMGADKAIHVEDDDLHGTDAIGTSLVLAKAIEKAGYDLVISGMASTDGTMGVVPALLAERLGVPQVTLLSEVSVEDGTVKGRRDGDAASETLEASLPAVVSVTDQSGEARYPSFKGIMAAKKKPVESWDLSDLDLEAEEVGLEGSYTVVDSAAERPARTAGTIVKDEGEGGKQLAQFLAGQKFI; from the coding sequence GTGAGCTTGAGGATCGTTGTCACTGTGAAGTACGTGCCCGACGCCACTGGCGACCGGCACTTCGCCGATGACCTGACCGTCGACCGGGACGACGTGGACGGTCTGCTCTCCGAACTCGACGAGTACGCGGTCGAGCAGGCGCTGCAGATCGCCGAGGACGCCGACGACGCCGAGATCACCGTCCTGACCGTGGGCCCCGAGGACGCCAAGGACGCGCTCCGCAAGGCCCTTTCGATGGGCGCCGACAAGGCGATCCACGTCGAGGACGACGACCTGCACGGCACCGACGCCATCGGCACCTCGCTGGTGCTGGCCAAGGCGATCGAGAAGGCCGGCTACGACCTGGTCATCTCCGGCATGGCCTCCACCGACGGCACCATGGGTGTCGTACCGGCGCTGCTCGCCGAGCGTCTGGGCGTCCCGCAGGTCACGCTGCTCTCCGAGGTCTCCGTCGAGGACGGCACCGTGAAGGGGCGCCGGGACGGCGACGCCGCGTCCGAGACGCTGGAGGCTTCCCTCCCGGCCGTCGTGTCGGTCACCGACCAGTCGGGCGAGGCGCGTTACCCGTCCTTCAAGGGCATCATGGCGGCCAAGAAGAAGCCGGTGGAGTCCTGGGACCTGTCCGACCTGGACCTGGAGGCCGAGGAGGTCGGCCTGGAGGGTTCCTACACGGTCGTCGACTCCGCGGCCGAGCGCCCGGCCCGTACGGCAGGCACGATCGTCAAGGACGAGGGCGAGGGCGGCAAGCAGCTCGCTCAGTTCCTCGCGGGCCAGAAGTTCATCTGA
- a CDS encoding flavin reductase family protein — protein MTATPDLVTPQLTPQLATTDLFRSVFRRHAAGVAVITAHGDRGPVGFTATSLTSVSAEPPLVSFGIGTGASSWPAIARADHVGVHILGEHQRELAATFARSGADRFGPSTAWREGPEGVPVLDDVLAWLVCRVHARVPAGDHRVVLAEVVHGDPSGPGRPLVYHQGRFTALRD, from the coding sequence ATGACGGCCACGCCCGATCTGGTCACCCCTCAGCTCACCCCTCAGCTCGCCACGACCGACCTGTTCCGCTCCGTCTTCCGGCGGCACGCGGCGGGCGTCGCCGTGATCACCGCCCACGGTGACCGGGGCCCGGTCGGCTTCACCGCCACCTCCCTCACCTCGGTCTCCGCCGAACCTCCGCTCGTCTCCTTCGGTATCGGCACCGGCGCCTCCAGCTGGCCCGCGATAGCCCGGGCCGACCATGTCGGGGTGCACATACTCGGCGAGCACCAGCGCGAGCTGGCCGCGACCTTCGCGCGCAGCGGTGCCGACCGCTTCGGCCCGTCCACCGCCTGGCGGGAAGGGCCGGAAGGCGTTCCCGTCCTCGACGATGTCCTCGCCTGGCTCGTGTGCCGGGTCCACGCGCGCGTGCCCGCCGGGGATCACCGCGTGGTGCTCGCCGAGGTCGTGCACGGGGACCCCTCGGGACCCGGACGTCCGCTCGTGTACCACCAGGGGCGGTTCACCGCACTGCGTGACTGA
- a CDS encoding thioredoxin family protein has translation MRGRDDGQRLGAAELGQDLGERATLVQFSSAFCAPCRATRRVLGEVADMVPGVAHVEIDAEARLELVRRLGILKTPTVLVLDADGHVVRRATGQPRKADVIAALGEAV, from the coding sequence GTGCGCGGGCGCGACGACGGACAGCGGCTCGGCGCGGCCGAGTTGGGCCAGGATCTCGGCGAGCGCGCCACCCTCGTGCAGTTCTCCAGCGCCTTCTGCGCGCCCTGCCGGGCGACCCGGCGGGTCCTCGGTGAGGTGGCGGACATGGTGCCGGGCGTGGCCCACGTCGAGATCGACGCCGAGGCCCGGCTGGAGCTCGTACGCCGACTCGGCATCCTCAAGACCCCGACCGTGCTGGTCCTCGACGCCGACGGTCACGTGGTGCGGCGGGCGACCGGTCAACCGCGCAAGGCGGATGTGATCGCGGCGCTGGGGGAGGCGGTGTGA
- a CDS encoding 1-acyl-sn-glycerol-3-phosphate acyltransferase, with translation MAELVYRPVVGLALTLFKAWDLKIDCKGSENIPRSGGAVLVSNHISYLDFIFDGLAALPQKRLVRFMAKESVFRHKISGPLMRGMKHIPVDRKQGEAAYKHALDSLRSGEIIGVFPEATISESFTLKTFKSGAARLAQEAGVPLIPMAVWGTQRLWTKGHPKNFKRSHTPITIRVGEAIEASRDKYAGAITRQLREAVQELLEAAQRAYPVRPKDAQDTWWMPAHLGGTAPTPEEVRAAEAR, from the coding sequence ATGGCAGAGCTTGTCTACCGTCCCGTTGTCGGTCTCGCCCTCACTTTGTTCAAGGCGTGGGACCTGAAGATCGACTGCAAGGGGTCGGAGAACATTCCGCGCTCGGGCGGCGCCGTGCTGGTGAGCAACCACATCAGCTACCTGGACTTCATCTTCGACGGCCTGGCGGCGCTCCCGCAGAAGCGGCTCGTCCGCTTCATGGCCAAGGAGTCCGTGTTCCGGCACAAGATCTCCGGGCCGCTGATGCGCGGGATGAAGCACATCCCCGTGGACCGCAAGCAGGGTGAGGCGGCGTACAAGCACGCGCTCGACTCGCTGCGCTCCGGCGAGATCATCGGAGTCTTCCCGGAAGCCACGATCTCGGAGTCGTTCACGCTGAAGACCTTCAAGTCGGGCGCCGCGCGACTGGCCCAGGAGGCGGGCGTACCGCTGATCCCGATGGCCGTGTGGGGCACGCAGCGGCTGTGGACCAAGGGCCACCCGAAGAACTTCAAGCGGAGCCACACCCCGATCACCATCCGGGTCGGCGAGGCGATCGAGGCGTCCCGCGACAAGTACGCCGGCGCCATCACGCGCCAGCTGCGCGAGGCCGTACAGGAACTCCTCGAAGCAGCCCAGCGCGCCTACCCCGTACGCCCCAAGGACGCCCAGGACACCTGGTGGATGCCGGCGCACCTCGGTGGTACGGCGCCGACACCGGAAGAGGTCCGCGCGGCCGAGGCCCGCTGA
- a CDS encoding B3/4 domain-containing protein: MTLTLTVSDEVRALAPGFTHVAIEAYGLVNGPSTDASSALLDDAARRLAVRLDGRAPHEDPHMAAWREAYTAFGSKPSRTRNSAEALAKRALSEAGLPRINVLVDLYNAISVAHLIPVGGEDLDRIQGGMRLVRATGDEDFVTVAAGEEVVEHPDAGEVVWCDESGVTCRRWNWRQGPRTRLTEETVSAIFLLESMAPMPVTDVETAAAELAELLEKFSPGARIEIRPAEPARD; this comes from the coding sequence ATGACTCTCACGCTGACCGTGTCCGACGAGGTGCGCGCCCTCGCGCCCGGCTTCACGCACGTCGCCATCGAGGCGTACGGCCTCGTCAACGGGCCCAGCACCGACGCCAGTTCGGCGCTCCTCGACGACGCGGCCCGGCGGCTCGCCGTACGCCTGGACGGGCGCGCGCCGCACGAGGACCCGCACATGGCGGCCTGGCGGGAGGCCTACACGGCCTTCGGTTCGAAGCCCTCACGCACCCGCAACTCGGCGGAGGCGCTGGCCAAGCGGGCGTTGTCGGAGGCCGGGCTGCCCCGGATCAATGTGCTCGTCGACCTCTACAACGCCATCAGCGTCGCCCACCTGATCCCCGTGGGCGGCGAGGACCTCGACCGCATCCAGGGCGGCATGCGTCTCGTCCGTGCCACCGGCGACGAGGACTTCGTGACCGTCGCCGCGGGCGAGGAAGTCGTCGAGCACCCCGACGCCGGCGAGGTCGTGTGGTGCGACGAGTCCGGGGTGACCTGCCGCCGCTGGAACTGGCGCCAGGGGCCGCGCACCCGGCTCACCGAGGAGACCGTCTCGGCGATCTTCCTGCTGGAGAGCATGGCGCCGATGCCGGTCACCGACGTCGAGACGGCGGCTGCCGAACTCGCCGAACTGCTGGAGAAGTTCAGCCCCGGCGCGCGCATCGAGATCCGTCCCGCCGAACCGGCGCGGGACTGA
- a CDS encoding transglutaminase family protein, giving the protein MELTQETPDLSAYLAADDVIDHDHPRVRTTAARLAGKAQDSYVYARLAFEFVRDTIPHSQDSGDLRVTWRASDVLEQGTGICYAKAHALAALLRAEDIPTAFCYQRLADDGDGHVVHGLVAVRFNGAWHRQDPRGNKPGVDAQFSLDGERLAFVAESKSNEVDYSVLYAEPHPVVLNTLKAARDRPHLWQTLPTAL; this is encoded by the coding sequence ATGGAGCTCACTCAGGAAACCCCTGACCTGTCCGCCTACTTGGCCGCTGACGACGTCATCGACCACGACCATCCGCGCGTACGGACGACGGCTGCCCGCCTTGCCGGGAAAGCGCAGGACTCGTATGTCTATGCGCGGCTGGCGTTCGAGTTCGTGCGCGACACCATCCCGCACTCGCAGGACTCCGGCGATTTGCGGGTCACCTGGCGTGCTTCCGATGTCCTGGAACAGGGCACCGGCATCTGCTACGCCAAGGCGCACGCCCTCGCGGCGCTGCTGCGGGCCGAGGACATCCCGACGGCGTTCTGCTATCAGCGGCTGGCGGACGACGGTGACGGACATGTCGTACACGGTCTGGTCGCTGTCCGGTTCAACGGCGCCTGGCATCGGCAGGACCCCAGGGGCAACAAGCCCGGCGTGGACGCCCAGTTCTCGCTCGACGGTGAGCGGCTGGCGTTCGTGGCCGAGTCAAAGTCCAATGAGGTGGACTATTCGGTGTTGTACGCTGAACCTCACCCGGTCGTGCTCAACACCCTCAAGGCGGCGCGCGACCGGCCGCACCTGTGGCAGACGCTCCCCACCGCACTCTGA
- a CDS encoding low specificity L-threonine aldolase, with amino-acid sequence MNPPKTDARRHHDPELRGFASDNYAGAHLEVLAALALANGGHQVAYGEDVYTENLQRIIRSHFGATAEAFPVFNGTGANVVALQAVTDRWGAVICAESAHIHVDEGGAPERMGGLKLLTVPTPDGKLTPELIDRQAYGWDDEHRAMPQVVSIAQSTELGTVYTPDEIRAICEHAHAHGMKVHLDGSRLANAAASLNMPMRTFTDAVGVDLLSLGGTKNGALFGEAVVVINRDAVSHMKHLRKLSMQLASKMRFVSVQLEALFAKDLWLRNARHSNEMAQRLAEGVRAVHGVELLYPVQSNAVFAHLPHDVSERLQKRFRFYFWDEAAGDVRWMCAFDTTEEDVDAFVAALKEEMAR; translated from the coding sequence GTGAACCCTCCGAAGACCGACGCCCGTCGCCATCACGACCCGGAGCTCCGCGGTTTCGCCAGCGACAACTACGCCGGGGCCCACCTCGAGGTACTCGCCGCCCTGGCCCTGGCCAACGGCGGGCATCAGGTCGCGTACGGCGAGGACGTCTACACCGAGAACCTCCAGCGGATCATCCGCAGCCACTTCGGCGCCACCGCCGAGGCCTTCCCCGTCTTCAACGGCACCGGCGCCAACGTCGTCGCGCTCCAGGCGGTCACCGACCGCTGGGGCGCGGTGATCTGCGCCGAGAGCGCACACATCCACGTCGACGAGGGCGGCGCCCCCGAGCGCATGGGCGGCCTGAAGCTGCTCACCGTGCCCACTCCCGACGGCAAGCTCACCCCCGAGCTGATCGACCGGCAGGCGTACGGCTGGGACGACGAGCACCGGGCCATGCCGCAGGTCGTCTCGATCGCCCAGAGCACCGAACTCGGCACCGTCTACACGCCGGACGAGATCCGCGCCATCTGCGAGCACGCCCATGCGCACGGCATGAAGGTCCACCTCGACGGCTCCCGCCTCGCCAACGCGGCGGCCTCGCTCAACATGCCCATGCGGACCTTCACCGACGCGGTCGGCGTGGACCTCCTCTCGCTGGGCGGGACCAAGAACGGCGCGCTGTTCGGCGAGGCGGTCGTCGTCATCAACCGGGACGCCGTTAGCCATATGAAGCACCTGCGCAAGCTGTCCATGCAGCTCGCCTCCAAGATGCGCTTCGTGTCGGTGCAGTTGGAGGCGCTGTTCGCCAAGGACCTGTGGCTGCGCAACGCCCGCCACTCCAACGAGATGGCCCAGCGGCTCGCGGAGGGCGTGCGCGCGGTGCACGGCGTCGAACTGCTCTACCCGGTGCAGTCCAACGCCGTGTTCGCGCACCTCCCGCACGACGTGAGCGAGCGCCTGCAGAAGCGGTTCCGCTTCTACTTCTGGGACGAGGCCGCGGGCGACGTCCGCTGGATGTGCGCCTTCGACACCACCGAGGAGGACGTGGACGCGTTCGTGGCGGCGCTCAAGGAGGAGATGGCCCGCTGA
- a CDS encoding SDR family oxidoreductase: MGNGALSGAVIAVAGAGGPAGRAALLRLAEAGATVVGSDNDPERLAEAVDAASYAHGGATVVGDTVDLLDLQSTHDWATRIEKDFGRVDGLVHLVGGWRGSETFTRTNLDDWDFLELLLIRTVQHTSLAFHEALQRSDRGRYVLISAAGASKPTAGNAAYAAAKAAAEAWTLATADYFRKAGGEQGPNAAAAILVVKALVHDAMRAERPNAKFAGFTDVKDLAEAIVGVWEKPAAEVNGNRLWLTEKP; the protein is encoded by the coding sequence ATGGGGAACGGGGCTCTCAGCGGTGCGGTGATCGCGGTGGCCGGTGCGGGTGGACCCGCCGGGCGGGCGGCGCTGCTCAGGCTGGCCGAGGCGGGTGCGACCGTCGTCGGCTCGGACAACGACCCGGAGCGGCTGGCCGAGGCCGTGGACGCGGCCAGCTACGCACACGGCGGTGCCACCGTCGTCGGTGACACGGTCGATCTGCTCGACCTCCAGTCCACCCATGACTGGGCCACCCGTATCGAGAAGGACTTCGGCCGGGTCGACGGCCTGGTCCACCTCGTCGGCGGCTGGCGCGGCAGCGAGACCTTCACCCGGACCAACCTCGACGACTGGGACTTCCTCGAGCTGCTGCTGATCCGCACCGTGCAGCACACCTCCCTCGCCTTCCACGAGGCGCTGCAGCGCAGTGACCGCGGCCGGTACGTCCTGATCAGCGCGGCCGGCGCCAGCAAGCCCACCGCGGGCAACGCCGCCTACGCCGCCGCCAAGGCCGCCGCCGAGGCGTGGACGCTGGCCACGGCCGACTACTTCCGCAAGGCCGGGGGCGAGCAGGGCCCGAACGCGGCGGCTGCGATCCTGGTGGTGAAGGCACTGGTGCACGACGCCATGCGCGCCGAGCGACCCAACGCGAAGTTCGCGGGCTTCACGGACGTCAAGGACCTGGCCGAGGCCATCGTCGGAGTCTGGGAGAAGCCCGCCGCCGAAGTGAACGGAAACCGTCTGTGGCTGACCGAGAAGCCGTGA